A genomic window from Peromyscus maniculatus bairdii isolate BWxNUB_F1_BW_parent chromosome 1, HU_Pman_BW_mat_3.1, whole genome shotgun sequence includes:
- the LOC102928980 gene encoding olfactory receptor 51F2 produces the protein MLILNNTNSQPPTFLLTGIPGLRAAQVWISIPFCLLYVIALSGNSMILLVILREHSLHEPMYYFLSMLSVTDLSLSLCTLSTTLGVLWFEAREINLNACIAQMFFLHGFTFMESGVLLAMAFDRFVAICDPLRYTTILTNARIAQIGIIVLIRNVAVMLPVVLFVKRLSFCRSLVLSHSYCYHVDLIQLSCTDNRINSILGLFALFSTTGFDCPCILLSYVLIIRSVLSIASSEERQKAFNTCISHISAVAIFYIPLISLSLVHRYGRSAPAFVHTIMANVFLLIPPVLNPIIYSVKTKQIRKAIIKVFNQKQSRI, from the coding sequence ATGCTCATCCTCAATAATACCAATTCCCAGCCTCCGACCTTTCTCCTCACTGGTATCCCAGGTCTGAGAGCAGCTCAGGTCTGGATCTCCATTCCCTTTTGTCTTCTGTATGTAATTGCCCTATCTGGAAACAGCATGATCCTGCTGGTGATTCTTCGAGAGCACAGCCTTCATGAGCCTATGTACTATTTCCTCTCTATGCTTTCAGTCACAGACCTAAGCCTGTCTCTGTGCACACTTTCCACTACACTTGGTGTTCTCTGGTTTGAAGCTCGAGAGATCAACTTAAATGCTTGCATTGCCCAGATGTTCTTTCTCCATGGGTTTACTTTCATGGAGTCTGGGGTTCTGCTGGCTATGGCCTTTGATCGTTTTGTGGCCATCTGTGATCCACTAAGATACACCACAATTCTTACCAATGCCAGGATTGCACAGATTGGCATAATTGTGCTGATAAGGAATGTTGCTGTCATGTTGCCAGTCGTGCTCTTTGTCAAAAGGCTGTCCTTCTGCAGATCTTTGGTTCTTTCACATTCCTACTGCTACCATGTTGATCTCATTCAGCTCTCATGTACGGACAACAGAATCAATAGCATTCTTGGTCTGTTTGCACTGTTCTCCACTACAGGTTTTGACTGCCCATGTATCTTGCTCTCCTATGTACTGATCATTCGATCTGTCCTCAGCATTGCTTCCTCAGAGGAGCGACAGAAAGCCTTCAATACATGCATATCCCACATCAGTGCCGTTGCCATCTTTTATATCCCTCTCATCAGCTTGTCTCTTGTACACCGCTATGGCCGTTCCGCACCTGCCTTTGTCCACACCATCATGGCCAATGTCTTCCTGCTCATTCCTCCTGTGCTCAATCCTATCATCTACAGTGTGAAGACAAAGCAGATTCGAAAGGCTATTATCAAGGTTTTCAATCAGAAGCAGAGCCGAATCTAA
- the LOC102902856 gene encoding olfactory receptor 52R1-like encodes MAASRNNSSHPLFFILLGIPGLENYQFWIAFPFCVMYIVAVTGNVTILHIIRIDHTLHEPMYLFLALLAITDLVLSTSTQPKMLAILWFHDHKIEYHACLIQVFFIHAFSSVESGVLMTMALDRYVAICFPLRHSSILTTSVVIKLGAAVMVRGLLWVSPFCFMISRMPFCPNKVIPQSYCEHMAVLKLVCADTKINRGYGLFVAFSVVGFDIIVISVSYVMILRAVLRLPSGEARLKAFGTCASHVCVILAFYIPALFTFLTHRFGHHVPRIVLIMFANVYLLVPPMLNPIIYGVRTKQIRDRVSRGVCRKDP; translated from the coding sequence ATGGCGGCTTCAAGGAACAACTCTTCCCATCCTCTGTTCTTCATCTTGCTTGGAATCCCGGGGCTGGAGAATTATCAATTTTGGATTGCCTTTCCATTCTGTGTCATGTATATTGTGGCAGTGACTGGAAATGTCACTATCCTGCACATAATCCGAATTGACCACACATTGCATGAACCTATGTACCTCTTCCTGGCCTTGCTGGCTATTACTGAcctggtcctgtccacctccacACAGCCTAAAATGCTGGCCATACTCTGGTTTCACGATCATAAGATTGAATACCATGCCTGCCTCATCCAAGTGTTCTTCATACATGCCTTTTCTTCTGTGGAGTCTGGGGTGCTCATGACTATGGCCTTGGACCGCTATGTGGCTATCTGCTTCCCACTCCGACATTCCAGTATCCTGACCACATCTGTAGTCATCAAACTTGGGGCAGCTGTGATGGTCAGAGGGCTGCTGTGGGTGAGCCCCTTCTGCTTCATGATCTCCAGGATGCCCTTCTGCCCCAACAAGGTCATTCCCCAGTCCTACTGTGAGCACATGGCTGTGCTCAAGTTGGTGTGTGCTGATACCAAAATTAATCGTGGATATGGGCTCTTTGTGGCATTTTCTGTGGTTGGCTTTGATATAATTGTCATCAGTGTATCTTATGTGATGATTCTGAGAGCTGTGCTGAGGTTGCCCTCAGGTGAAGCCCGTCTCAAAGCTTTTGGTACATGTGCTTCCCATGTCTGTGTCATCTTGGCTTTCTATATCCCAGCACTTTTCACCTTCCTCACCCACCGCTTTGGCCACCATGTTCCCCGAATTGTGCTTATCATGTTTGCTAATGTCTATCTGCTTGTTCCTCCCATGCTCAACCCCATCATCTATGGAGTGAGAACCAAACAAATCAGGGACAGGGTCAGCCGAGGAGTCTGTAGAAAAGACCCCTGA